The DNA region TTCCTCTACCGTTTCTTCCAATGGAGTACCTTCACCCCGTCCGAAGGCGGATGGAAGACCTGAAGTTTGGGATAACAGCATATGCAGGGTGATCTCGTCACCCTTCGGTATACCGGAAATGTAGTTGGAGATAGGGTCCTGGACATCCAGCTTTCCTTTTTCCGCCAAGCTGAGAATAGAGGCCGCAGTGAAGGATTTGCTCAGTGAAGCAATCCTGGTCTTCTGATCCGGACGATTCAGTGTCTGTTCATCCGCAAGTCCGTAGCCCTGGCGAAGAAGTACTTCACCTTTGCGAGCGATCAGTGCCATACCTGGATAATGTATTTCACGCAAGTAACTGTCTACACTGGCGACTTCATTGTTCAGAAGGCTTACTTTATCTGTTTCAATATTAACGCTCATTTGTCCTGAAGCCATACGTTGCACCTTGATGTCGGCTTTCAGTGCGTTCGCTACCAGCCTTACCGGTACCATCAAAATACCGTTCACCGTTCTGGAACTCACACTGGAGGTCAGGTGGACATGGTTGACCTTCATGGATTCGCTGCCAGCTTGATGAACGAGCTTGTCCCGACCATAGGTGATGGTTGCCGTTTTGGTAGGGGCGTTCCACTTCAGAGTACCCTTAACGGAATCAACGACATCCCGGAGCGGTACAAACGTGGTTCCTTTGATGATCAGCGGTTGGTTCTTCCAGGATTGTTGTTCACCATTAACTTTAATATGAACGGTCTGTTCCAGCGTTGCTGCGGATGCTGCCGCACCGAATTGACCCAGAACGGGACCAGCAACCAGAATGAGTGCAAATAAGATGCGGAAAATGGATGAATAGATAGGGGTAACAGGATGTTTCAGGTGGGAATTGCGTAAGATTCGAATCCTCTCCTTCCAATCGTTTCATGGATCGCCAGCTTATGAGCATTGTAAACGATCTCGCAGAGAGGGTCAAAACGGGGAAAGAGCATAATCTTTTATTATCCTAACAGAAATAATAAAATTTCGAATGAATTTAGTATTCATACATAATATTTTCACCGGGTCTGTCCGATAAAAAGAAGGGTGAAGATATTGATGGGGGATAGTTATAATGAAGAAAAGGATTCGCAATTGGTTTACATTAACCGTAAAGAAACGTCTGATTGCTGCGCTGCTCCTGTTCCTGATTGTACCGAGCATTAGTGTGGGGTGGTTATCTTATCAAAAAGCAGCAGACCAAGTCAGGGAAGAAATTATTCGTTCCGCACAGGCAAAAACGGAGATGCTTAGTCTGCAAATTACTCAAATGCTGGATATGGAGAAGGATAACGCAGCGCAGTTTGCCGCGGGTATTACTTCAACAGATATAATCAATAAATCACCAGCTGTTCAAAGACAAATGGATCGTATGTCCAAGGCTCACAAAGAATTGGGTGTATTAACCGCGGGTGCTGAAGATGGTAGCTGGATGAAATCACCTGATCCAGGTCAGCAGATCTATGATCCGCGCGAACGCAGCTGGTATACGATGGGTATGTCACAAGACGAACCCATTATCTCGGACACGTTCCAGTCGGTAACCACGGGTGAGTGGGTTGTGACTGCGGCCGCAAAGCTGTCCGATGGCAAAGGGGTGTTTGGTGCCAATGTCAGTCTCAACCATTTGAAAGAATCCGTGGATAAGATACATATTGGTGAAAAGGGAAAACTGTATATGCTGGATAACGGCGGAAAGTTCCTGTTCCATTACAAGATCGAATCAGGTGTACAGTCCGATGAGAGCTATATTCATGAGATGTATAAAAAAGATGCCGGAACCGTGAAGTACACGTATGATGGACAGGAATTGGAAGCTGTGTATTATACGAACCCCGAAACCGGTTGGAAAATTGTTGGTGAGATGATTCCTTCCGAAGCGGCTGATGCGGTGAGACCGATCTTGATTCGTGCCTTCACTCTGGTAGGGAGTTCGCTGATCATTGGTTTGATTCTGCTGGTATTCATTATTCGCAGCATTCACCGTCCATTGTTGCAGCTGACGCAGGCAGCTTCCCAAGTAAGTGCTGGCGATCTGACTGTTCGGGTGGGATTACAGCGCCGGGACGAGTTTGGTTTACTCGGGGAAAGCTTTGATACCATGACTTCTTCGCTCCGAGACGTTCTTGGAGAAGTACATGATACGTCGAGCCAATTGGCGGCTTCCTCTGAGGAATTGATGGCGAGTTCTGAACAGACATCCAAGGCAACCGAGCAGGTGGCTGAACTGATGCAGGATGCAGCGGCAGGGACGACTAAACAAAACGATAGCCTTGCTGCAACTGGACAACTTGTAGGTGAGATGTCCATCGGAATCAAGGAAATCTCATCAAGTGCCGAAGATACCGCTCGTATCGCTGTTGAAGCCTCTACCAAGTCAGAAGCGGGAATGGTTACGGTGGAAGAGGCAGTGACTCATATTCAGCAGGTGAATGATGAGAGTGAGGCCATGGTTGCGGTCATTCAGGATCTCCGAGCCAAAAATGAAGAGATTCTAGACATCGTGGCCGAAATTACGGCTATTGCCAAACAGACCAATATCCTTGCCTTGAATGCTTCCATTGAAGCATCAAGAGCTGGTGAACAGGGACGTGGGTTTGCCGTCGTCGCTAATGAAGTGAAGTCGCTGGCCAACAATTCGGGCAGTGCTGCTGAACGAATTAATGAACTGATGCGCGAAATGCAAGAGAAAACAAATGCAGTGCAGTCTACCTTTGCCCGTACAGGAGAAGGAATGATCAAGGGCTCGCAAATGATTACGGAAGCTGGCGAGGCATTCAGAGATATTCGAAATTCTGTACAGTTGGTTGCAGCACAGGCTGGTGAAGTGTCGGCAGCATCCCGTCAGATTGATGGGGGCATGAGTCATGTGACCAAGGCAGTCAATGACACGATTGTTCTATCCGATCAGATTGCCTCAGGAACCGAAGATGGTTCAGCTGCTGCACAGGAGCAGCTCGCTACGATGGAAGAGGTCGCAGCTTCTTCGGCGGCATTGTCCCGTATGGCTGAAGACCTGCAAAGCATGATTGAGCGTTTCAAGTTATAACAGAAGGCTAACGGAGACTGCCGCGTCTTAAAAGACGGAAGTCTCGGACCTGGGTAAATCAGAGCGCATCGCCCTGTACCGGGCTCACTAGAGTAAAATAAAGCTAAAGAAAAGGGTTGTCCTACGTCATGCTGATGACTTCGGACAACCCTTTTTGTATTGGAGCGTTCTCTATTTATTTTTATGGATAACATACATAGGGCACTTCCCTTGACAAATAACAAACAAAAATGTATTGTGTCTATAAATAAACAAACAATAAAATAATGTAATTAGGTGTAAAGGGTTAATACATGGTTATCAATGCCAACATCTTTACATCCATTAAACCTATTAAATCCTATCAAAGGAGCCAATTCAATGAAATCATCGGAATCCTTGTTGCAAACCGCCTCACTCGAAGAGATCAAGTGCGGATATGTGAAGGAAGAACCTGCATTCATATGTGTCTGCTGTGGCTACAGAACGGAATTAGGCATCATATACCCTGAAGAAGGCGTGCTCTACGAAGCAGAGCGTTATATGCGCGTTCATATTGAGAAGACTCACGGATCGGTGTTCGAATATTTGCTGGAGCTGGACAAAAGTATTACCGGATTGTCCGATGTTCAGCGGGGCCTGCTGGGTCAATTTTACGAAGGGAAGAAGGATACCGAGGTGCAGAAGGCGCTCGGAATCGGGAGTGCTTCCACCATCCGCAATCATCGGTTTGTGCTGAAGGAGAAAGAGCGGCAGGCCAAAATTTTTCTGGCGCTGATGGAACTGCTCAAAAGCAAGGATACTCATGCGCCTGCGGAACTGGTGCTGCCTGTGACAAGACATGTGAAGACCATCAACCGGGATCAATTCGAAATTACGGAACAGGATCGGGAGAAGGTGCTGCGCAAATATTTCCCCGAGGGTACAGATGGACCGTTGACGACTTTTCACATACAGCAAAAACATAAATGGATCGTGCTGACCGAGATAGCCAAACGATTTGAACCCGGACAACAATATACCGAGAAACAGGTCAATGAGCTGTTGAAAATGGCATACGGCGATTATGTGGAGCTTCGCAGGTATATGATCGACTTCGGGCTGCTGGTGCGCAAGGAAGATGGGAGCCGATATTGGCTGGCGAACGATGCTGACCAGAATGGTAAA from Paenibacillus sp. JNUCC-31 includes:
- a CDS encoding serine hydrolase codes for the protein MRILRNSHLKHPVTPIYSSIFRILFALILVAGPVLGQFGAAASAATLEQTVHIKVNGEQQSWKNQPLIIKGTTFVPLRDVVDSVKGTLKWNAPTKTATITYGRDKLVHQAGSESMKVNHVHLTSSVSSRTVNGILMVPVRLVANALKADIKVQRMASGQMSVNIETDKVSLLNNEVASVDSYLREIHYPGMALIARKGEVLLRQGYGLADEQTLNRPDQKTRIASLSKSFTAASILSLAEKGKLDVQDPISNYISGIPKGDEITLHMLLSQTSGLPSAFGRGEGTPLEETVEEIRHKTLKFKPGSAYLYSNSGYVLLAYVIEQVSGMSYADYVQQTILKPLGMNNSGEASRKVHTISGFVAKDNKWVTAPYYVSQSGSGTIYSTVDDMLRWDRALYSDQILSQDTIEQMYKPYSDKNYGYAWILKKKNENRTVFHNGSGGGFATAFSRNLSDDITIILLGNHAGMDMTSLLDDVEAKTAEALNLN
- a CDS encoding methyl-accepting chemotaxis protein, which translates into the protein MKKRIRNWFTLTVKKRLIAALLLFLIVPSISVGWLSYQKAADQVREEIIRSAQAKTEMLSLQITQMLDMEKDNAAQFAAGITSTDIINKSPAVQRQMDRMSKAHKELGVLTAGAEDGSWMKSPDPGQQIYDPRERSWYTMGMSQDEPIISDTFQSVTTGEWVVTAAAKLSDGKGVFGANVSLNHLKESVDKIHIGEKGKLYMLDNGGKFLFHYKIESGVQSDESYIHEMYKKDAGTVKYTYDGQELEAVYYTNPETGWKIVGEMIPSEAADAVRPILIRAFTLVGSSLIIGLILLVFIIRSIHRPLLQLTQAASQVSAGDLTVRVGLQRRDEFGLLGESFDTMTSSLRDVLGEVHDTSSQLAASSEELMASSEQTSKATEQVAELMQDAAAGTTKQNDSLAATGQLVGEMSIGIKEISSSAEDTARIAVEASTKSEAGMVTVEEAVTHIQQVNDESEAMVAVIQDLRAKNEEILDIVAEITAIAKQTNILALNASIEASRAGEQGRGFAVVANEVKSLANNSGSAAERINELMREMQEKTNAVQSTFARTGEGMIKGSQMITEAGEAFRDIRNSVQLVAAQAGEVSAASRQIDGGMSHVTKAVNDTIVLSDQIASGTEDGSAAAQEQLATMEEVAASSAALSRMAEDLQSMIERFKL
- a CDS encoding DUF2087 domain-containing protein, which produces MKSSESLLQTASLEEIKCGYVKEEPAFICVCCGYRTELGIIYPEEGVLYEAERYMRVHIEKTHGSVFEYLLELDKSITGLSDVQRGLLGQFYEGKKDTEVQKALGIGSASTIRNHRFVLKEKERQAKIFLALMELLKSKDTHAPAELVLPVTRHVKTINRDQFEITEQDREKVLRKYFPEGTDGPLTTFHIQQKHKWIVLTEIAKRFEPGQQYTEKQVNELLKMAYGDYVELRRYMIDFGLLVRKEDGSRYWLANDADQNGKGKKHGHKGSETETEALKREGKEMNRRKELQEQAKEIKTEAGVYQIRNERNGKVFLDSTLNLKTINGQKFMLQMGSHLNRQLQAEWNEYGDDAFVIEVLEKLKKEDSPYFDTKDALAKLVDRWFDQLEPYGDKGYHGDKKESGQ